In one Pirellulales bacterium genomic region, the following are encoded:
- a CDS encoding DUF1501 domain-containing protein — protein MLTRRELLKHSALLSLAPCVPAFLSRTVHAAERDREGRVLVVIQLDGGNDGLNTVIPFRDENYARLRPKLALKDDRRIKITDDVALHASLKPVAALFEDKSLAIVQGVGYPNPNRSHFRSMAIWQSSRLEDAEHGQYGWLGRTLDKRATAESSPDAVYAGTGAVPVALWGRRSVTAAISSLNDLSLSVPPDILRSAMAETADAGELARLVARASDDAFTTAQRLTAVTQAPKSGATGYGDSRLAEQLRIVSALLKSGSPTRVFYTSQSGYDTHAVQANEHSQLLRTLSGALKGFLNDLSESGLADRVLVLAFSEFGRRVAENDSAGTDHGAAGPVFLAGNCLAGGVIGSTPNLADLVDGDVRTTVDFRQVYATILEEWLDVRAAEVLGGVFAPLPLFKSA, from the coding sequence ATGTTGACGCGACGCGAGTTACTGAAGCACTCGGCTTTATTGTCGCTAGCCCCTTGTGTGCCGGCATTTCTTAGCCGGACCGTTCATGCCGCAGAGCGTGACCGCGAGGGGCGCGTCTTGGTCGTCATTCAGCTCGACGGCGGTAACGACGGTTTGAACACGGTGATCCCTTTCCGAGACGAGAATTACGCGCGCTTGCGGCCCAAGCTGGCGCTCAAGGATGATCGACGGATCAAGATCACCGACGACGTGGCACTGCATGCCTCGCTGAAGCCCGTCGCTGCGCTCTTTGAGGACAAAAGTCTGGCAATCGTGCAGGGGGTTGGCTACCCCAATCCCAACCGCTCGCACTTCCGCAGCATGGCCATCTGGCAATCGTCGCGCCTGGAAGACGCGGAGCACGGACAATATGGCTGGCTAGGACGCACGCTCGACAAACGGGCCACGGCTGAAAGCAGCCCGGACGCGGTGTACGCCGGCACCGGCGCAGTGCCTGTCGCGCTGTGGGGACGTCGCAGCGTGACGGCGGCGATCTCTTCGCTCAATGACCTGTCGCTGTCGGTGCCCCCCGACATTCTGCGCAGTGCCATGGCCGAGACCGCCGACGCCGGTGAACTCGCGCGACTGGTCGCCCGCGCGAGTGACGACGCATTTACGACGGCCCAGCGGCTGACGGCCGTGACTCAAGCGCCGAAGTCGGGAGCAACCGGTTACGGCGATTCGCGCCTGGCCGAGCAGTTGCGAATCGTCTCGGCGTTGCTCAAATCCGGCAGCCCGACGCGCGTTTTTTACACATCGCAGAGTGGTTATGACACGCATGCCGTGCAGGCGAACGAACATTCGCAGTTGCTGCGAACGCTATCAGGCGCGCTTAAGGGTTTTCTCAATGATCTCTCCGAGAGCGGTCTCGCGGATCGTGTGCTGGTGCTCGCCTTCAGCGAATTCGGCCGCCGCGTGGCAGAGAACGACTCGGCGGGCACCGATCACGGCGCGGCTGGTCCCGTTTTCCTGGCGGGAAACTGCCTGGCTGGCGGAGTAATCGGGAGCACGCCCAACCTGGCTGACCTGGTCGACGGAGACGTTCGTACGACTGTCGATTTCCGCCAGGTCTATGCGACAATCCTGGAAGAATGGCTCGACGTTCGGGCGGCCGAGGTTTTAGGCGGCGTCTTTGCGCCACTCCCTTTGTTCAAGTCAGCTTGA
- a CDS encoding cytochrome c, producing the protein MWQRIIPGTMLSTVAIALGVFVATSAHSDDKTPAVDGRLTIEAAKKLKSPVAFSKPSIARGKVLYTRDCTECHGADGKSLVDVVANATDLTEPKYWKSGTSEGEVFRSIRDGAGEAMPPFSKKVEKEEDLWHMTNYLRSLWPEDARPKLQE; encoded by the coding sequence ATGTGGCAACGAATCATTCCGGGCACGATGCTCTCCACGGTCGCGATTGCTTTGGGAGTATTCGTGGCAACTTCCGCGCACTCGGATGATAAAACACCAGCCGTCGACGGCCGGCTAACAATCGAGGCCGCGAAAAAGCTGAAATCGCCGGTGGCGTTCAGCAAACCCTCGATCGCGCGCGGAAAGGTCCTTTACACTCGCGATTGCACGGAATGCCACGGCGCGGACGGAAAGTCGCTCGTGGACGTCGTGGCCAATGCCACGGATTTGACTGAGCCCAAGTACTGGAAGAGTGGCACGTCGGAAGGAGAAGTGTTTCGCAGTATTCGCGATGGCGCCGGCGAGGCGATGCCGCCGTTTTCCAAGAAAGTGGAAAAAGAGGAAGACCTTTGGCACATGACAAACTACCTGCGCAGTCTGTGGCCTGAAGACGCGCGCCCGAAGCTGCAAGAATAG
- a CDS encoding DUF4350 domain-containing protein — protein MPSLCKSSAASVRPRRQATGTVLFLLAALVAGVITGVSCSAKPAETGQRADPQFDTTIAHPAYPDTHPIVLFDEAHNNFHTTFGRYRVFADLMRYDGYRIVPNEQPFTADTLQNAAVLVIANAVNASDMRDSAFTEAECQAVQDFVDQGGSLLLITDHQPFGTAAATLAGRFGVDMSEGVASDTANETKDGLLFGRDKGLVADHPVTLGRDESEKVNRVLTFTGQSLIGPPDSIAFVKFADTAVDTLGPGQERSARGRAQGIAFQHGKGRVVVLGEAAELSAQIYGSEPVGRMGMNVPGCDNRQMALNIMHWLSGLLN, from the coding sequence ATGCCATCGCTTTGCAAATCGTCGGCGGCTAGCGTCAGACCGCGCCGACAGGCCACGGGAACGGTCTTGTTCCTGCTGGCGGCATTGGTCGCAGGCGTGATAACCGGCGTTTCGTGCAGCGCAAAACCTGCGGAAACCGGCCAGCGCGCGGATCCACAGTTCGATACGACGATTGCGCACCCCGCCTATCCGGATACACATCCGATCGTTCTCTTTGACGAAGCCCACAACAACTTCCATACCACGTTCGGCCGATACCGGGTATTCGCTGACTTGATGAGGTATGACGGCTATCGCATCGTGCCGAACGAGCAGCCTTTCACGGCCGACACCTTGCAAAACGCTGCTGTGCTGGTGATTGCCAATGCCGTAAACGCGAGCGATATGCGAGATTCCGCCTTTACCGAGGCTGAATGTCAGGCGGTCCAGGACTTCGTCGATCAGGGCGGATCGCTGCTGCTAATCACAGACCATCAGCCCTTTGGTACGGCCGCCGCGACGCTGGCCGGCCGATTCGGCGTAGACATGAGCGAGGGCGTCGCCAGTGATACGGCCAACGAAACGAAAGATGGTCTGCTGTTTGGTCGCGACAAGGGTCTGGTGGCCGATCATCCTGTCACACTAGGCCGCGACGAATCCGAAAAGGTCAACCGCGTCTTGACCTTCACCGGCCAGTCATTAATAGGACCACCGGACAGCATCGCATTTGTGAAGTTCGCTGACACCGCGGTCGATACCCTCGGGCCGGGGCAAGAACGCTCGGCCCGTGGCCGCGCGCAAGGGATCGCATTCCAACATGGCAAGGGACGCGTCGTCGTGCTGGGTGAAGCTGCAGAGCTATCAGCACAAATCTATGGTAGCGAACCGGTAGGCAGGATGGGCATGAACGTGCCGGGGTGCGACAACCGCCAAATGGCCCTCAACATCATGCACTGGCTCTCTGGCCTGTTGAACTAG
- a CDS encoding RNA polymerase sigma factor gives MSADTEQSDLAHSAAGDGEAYARIVRKYQSQVARRMRSFARQPAVIEELVQEVFVDAYYGLRGYRGDGEFGAWLARIATRVGYRYWKKNRRREEVGRDDSWWRHVAQQEVEELDPTAAGQFIHNLLDRLPPRDRLVMLLIHVEGLSVEQAAQLAGWSKTMTKVQAFRARRKLRALLNELGIDNLRDACLSSEEAVHERT, from the coding sequence TTGAGTGCCGATACCGAGCAAAGCGATCTGGCGCACAGTGCCGCGGGAGACGGGGAGGCGTACGCGCGGATCGTGCGTAAGTATCAATCCCAGGTCGCGCGGCGGATGCGGTCGTTCGCCCGGCAGCCCGCTGTGATCGAAGAATTGGTACAAGAGGTGTTCGTCGATGCCTATTATGGGCTACGCGGATACCGGGGGGATGGGGAGTTTGGGGCATGGCTGGCTCGAATCGCCACTCGGGTTGGTTATCGCTACTGGAAAAAGAACCGTCGTCGCGAGGAAGTCGGCCGGGACGATAGCTGGTGGAGGCACGTGGCTCAGCAAGAAGTCGAGGAGCTGGATCCCACAGCGGCCGGCCAATTCATTCACAACTTGCTCGATCGCTTGCCACCCCGAGACCGCCTGGTGATGCTGCTAATACATGTCGAAGGTCTCAGTGTCGAGCAGGCGGCGCAACTTGCCGGTTGGTCCAAAACGATGACGAAGGTGCAGGCATTTCGGGCACGTCGCAAGCTGCGCGCGTTGCTCAACGAATTGGGAATCGACAACTTGCGCGATGCTTGTCTGTCGAGCGAGGAGGCCGTCCATGAACGAACTTGA
- a CDS encoding thiamine pyrophosphate-binding protein — protein sequence MKTQKTNDSTNQTVDSSRRSFLLSSAAGAGALVAGMVTESKAGVPAASIPSISIPKEVLESVSEAPKPPTFEGQGMTGAEVFAKLCKDEELAALFCCPGNYTVINAIAAAGVPAFGGRCEGAMAAAADGFSRATGEVTACSGTEGPGLTNMIMNIASAAAARTPLLVLASNMQMAGDDRETFIQTGYQQPLTTGMKKYGKRLIAPDRVWEYGAYAFRNLKSGVPSPVHLDFPGEVARARFTDPSKLKDYYSKDKYRTESRPSPAAKDVEKALDMITRAERPLLIAGQGVFQNKAWEPLLKAAEKNELAVVTSGPTRGHFPDDHRLSAALSPDAVMSADLVIFVGQYCMPSPGEYRCNPDVKTIRVHPVQEDLGRNWPLDLGIVSSEKPFLEALADLLPARKRESWVNELASARQKYDKMLNDQYELGVKYSRDTNYLHPAALCKEVHDFFYKGDIDPKQTVLGGGGWTIGVHAGRWQRAYRPGQGIVCPYQYGAIGPDLAMMIGASAAVQHGVGPQAPYKGAPTVCVSSDAGIAYSLFELDTAAKYKLPVIGVIYNNDCWGMWPSAVSSARSMHLYLFQQHLRYDKMAEGLGARGEYVRTPEELREALHRSYASATKENLSTLINCQGMKEFTSAKNYPPGVSLNPEPGCGAVAH from the coding sequence ATGAAAACCCAGAAGACGAACGACAGCACGAACCAGACCGTGGATTCCTCCCGCCGGTCGTTTTTACTTTCTTCAGCGGCCGGCGCCGGCGCGCTGGTGGCTGGCATGGTTACGGAGAGCAAGGCCGGCGTTCCCGCGGCGAGCATCCCGTCGATTTCGATCCCCAAGGAAGTTTTGGAATCGGTCAGCGAGGCGCCGAAGCCCCCTACGTTCGAAGGGCAGGGCATGACCGGTGCCGAGGTGTTCGCGAAGCTCTGTAAAGACGAAGAGCTGGCTGCGCTGTTCTGCTGCCCTGGCAATTACACCGTGATCAACGCCATCGCGGCGGCCGGCGTGCCAGCCTTCGGTGGGCGTTGCGAAGGAGCGATGGCCGCGGCTGCCGATGGTTTTTCTCGCGCCACGGGCGAGGTCACGGCTTGCTCGGGCACCGAAGGGCCGGGCCTGACCAACATGATCATGAACATCGCCTCGGCCGCAGCAGCGCGGACGCCGCTGTTGGTGCTGGCCAGCAATATGCAAATGGCCGGCGACGATCGCGAAACGTTTATTCAAACCGGCTATCAGCAACCGCTGACCACCGGCATGAAGAAATACGGCAAGCGTTTGATCGCCCCCGACCGTGTGTGGGAATACGGCGCTTACGCCTTCAGAAATCTAAAGTCGGGCGTTCCCAGCCCGGTGCATCTGGACTTCCCTGGCGAGGTCGCCCGCGCTCGCTTCACTGATCCGTCCAAACTGAAGGACTATTACAGCAAAGACAAGTATCGGACCGAGTCTCGGCCCAGCCCCGCGGCCAAGGATGTCGAAAAAGCTCTCGACATGATCACCCGCGCCGAGCGGCCCCTGTTGATTGCCGGCCAAGGCGTGTTTCAAAACAAGGCTTGGGAGCCACTGCTGAAGGCGGCCGAGAAAAACGAACTCGCTGTGGTAACGTCCGGACCGACACGCGGCCATTTTCCGGATGATCATCGTCTATCCGCCGCGCTATCACCGGACGCGGTAATGAGTGCGGACCTGGTGATCTTCGTCGGGCAGTACTGCATGCCCAGCCCGGGCGAGTATCGTTGCAATCCTGACGTGAAGACGATTCGCGTTCATCCGGTGCAAGAGGACCTGGGGCGAAACTGGCCGTTAGACCTGGGGATCGTCAGCAGCGAAAAGCCGTTTCTCGAAGCGCTCGCGGATTTGCTGCCGGCCCGCAAGCGCGAATCGTGGGTGAACGAGCTGGCCTCGGCACGGCAAAAATACGACAAGATGCTGAACGACCAGTACGAGCTGGGAGTGAAGTACAGCCGCGATACGAATTACCTGCATCCTGCGGCGCTGTGCAAGGAAGTTCACGATTTCTTCTATAAGGGTGATATCGATCCCAAGCAAACGGTGCTGGGGGGCGGCGGTTGGACGATCGGCGTACATGCCGGCCGCTGGCAACGCGCTTACCGTCCGGGACAGGGAATCGTCTGTCCTTATCAATACGGAGCCATCGGCCCGGACCTGGCCATGATGATCGGCGCCAGCGCCGCGGTGCAACACGGCGTCGGGCCGCAAGCACCGTATAAAGGTGCGCCGACGGTGTGCGTCAGCAGCGATGCCGGCATCGCCTACAGCTTGTTCGAGCTCGATACCGCGGCCAAGTATAAGCTGCCCGTGATCGGCGTGATCTATAACAACGATTGCTGGGGTATGTGGCCCAGTGCTGTTTCATCGGCACGCTCGATGCATCTCTACCTTTTCCAGCAGCATTTGCGGTACGACAAGATGGCCGAAGGGCTGGGCGCGCGCGGCGAATACGTGCGGACGCCCGAGGAGCTGCGCGAAGCGTTGCATCGCAGCTATGCCTCGGCAACGAAGGAGAACTTGTCCACGTTGATCAACTGCCAAGGGATGAAGGAATTCACTTCGGCGAAGAACTATCCGCCGGGGGTTTCGCTGAATCCCGAACCAGGCTGCGGCGCTGTGGCGCATTAA
- a CDS encoding DUF1800 domain-containing protein encodes MPKESSETIASAYWPRYEPSEQAPWNLRRVVHLHRRAGFAGTWQELTRDLSDGPQASIDRFLHGNAYSTALPDDFETVSQALSDAAVSSSNPQRLKAWWLYRMIFSANPLAERLTLLWHNHFATSNAKVDSVEMMRDQNVTLRASASKSFKELLPAVVKGPAMLVWLDADKNRAGHANENLGRELLELFTLGIGHYTEDDVQQAARALTGWRVVGRAFRNDEKIHDAGDKTILGHTARFSGDDLLAIVLAQPATAHRIAARICRMLLGEASVEPGAVDALGEGLREHDLDIGWAVETVLRSEQFFAENAVGQRFVAPPEYVVGAVRALECLAQPPSTLLLAEAATRIGQDLFYPPNVGGWNEGRSWLNTSAVVARTGFASALVEGRLMHDNTPPDFAALVERHASTADLSGATRWLGELLFGGLPSETIDLVAREAARNADPRRSPLATAVLFLLSRPEAYLG; translated from the coding sequence ATGCCGAAAGAGTCATCCGAGACTATCGCGTCGGCTTACTGGCCGCGCTACGAACCGTCGGAACAGGCGCCGTGGAATCTGCGCCGCGTCGTTCATCTGCATCGCCGCGCCGGTTTTGCCGGCACGTGGCAGGAATTGACACGCGACCTTTCCGATGGCCCGCAAGCTTCGATCGACCGCTTCTTGCATGGGAATGCTTATTCGACGGCGCTGCCCGACGATTTCGAGACGGTGTCGCAGGCCTTGTCCGACGCGGCCGTGTCGTCGAGCAATCCGCAGCGGCTGAAGGCGTGGTGGCTCTATCGCATGATCTTTTCGGCCAATCCGCTGGCCGAGCGTTTGACCCTGCTGTGGCACAATCATTTCGCAACCAGCAACGCCAAAGTCGACAGCGTCGAGATGATGCGCGACCAGAATGTGACACTGCGGGCCAGCGCCAGCAAATCGTTCAAAGAATTGCTGCCGGCCGTCGTCAAAGGGCCGGCCATGCTCGTCTGGCTTGACGCCGACAAGAATCGCGCCGGCCATGCCAATGAGAATCTCGGGCGCGAATTGCTCGAACTGTTCACACTCGGCATCGGCCACTACACCGAGGACGACGTGCAGCAGGCGGCTCGCGCGCTGACGGGCTGGCGCGTCGTGGGACGTGCGTTTCGCAATGACGAGAAGATTCACGATGCGGGCGACAAGACGATACTCGGTCATACAGCAAGGTTTTCCGGAGACGACCTCCTCGCGATTGTGCTCGCGCAGCCGGCCACCGCTCATCGCATTGCGGCGCGCATTTGCCGAATGCTATTGGGCGAGGCGAGTGTCGAGCCAGGGGCCGTCGACGCGCTGGGCGAGGGCCTGCGTGAACATGACCTGGACATTGGCTGGGCCGTGGAAACAGTGCTGCGCTCTGAGCAGTTCTTCGCCGAGAACGCGGTGGGGCAACGTTTCGTCGCCCCGCCGGAATATGTCGTTGGCGCCGTGCGAGCTCTGGAATGTCTCGCGCAACCTCCCAGCACGCTACTTTTGGCCGAGGCCGCTACCCGGATCGGGCAAGATCTGTTTTATCCGCCGAACGTGGGTGGCTGGAACGAAGGCCGATCTTGGCTGAACACCTCCGCCGTCGTGGCTCGCACCGGTTTCGCATCAGCACTCGTCGAGGGGCGACTGATGCATGACAATACGCCTCCCGATTTCGCGGCGCTCGTCGAACGGCACGCCAGCACAGCGGATTTGTCTGGCGCGACGCGCTGGCTTGGTGAATTGTTGTTTGGCGGCTTGCCGTCAGAAACGATCGATCTGGTCGCGCGCGAGGCCGCACGGAATGCTGATCCACGACGCTCCCCCTTGGCCACGGCCGTGCTGTTCCTGCTTTCGCGTCCCGAAGCGTATTTGGGTTGA